In Roseicyclus marinus, the genomic window CTGATCGGCAAGCTGATCGTGCATGGCCGCGACCGGCCCGAAGCGCTGGCGCGGCTCAAGCGGGCCTTGGGTGAATTGATCGTGGATGGCGTGGACACGACCGTGCCGCTGTTCCATGCGCTGCTGGAGGAACCGGCGGTGCAATCGGGCGATTACACGATCCATTGGCTGGAAGGCTGGCTTGCCGAAAACCTCGGCTGAGGATTGGCCCGTCTCGAGCGCCTATCCGCCCGAGACGATCCCGGCCCTGCCCGAGGGCGGGCCGGTGGTGGAGTTGGGCGCGGGATTGCCACCGGCAAGACTTTTGCGCTTCCCCCATGACTTTCCGGGAAAGAGCGCCATATCCCTTTCCATGGCACATGACATGTTCGCGCCGGCCCGTCCGGCGCTGACCCCGGAGCTGATGATACGGGCCTATGCGGCCGGCATCTTCCCGATGTCGGACGGTGCAGAGGATGACAGCATTTTCTGGGTCGACCCGCAAAGGCGGGGTGTCTTTCCGCTGGACCGGTTCCATGTGTCGCGCTCGCTGTCCCGGCGCATCCGGCAGGGCGGTTTCGAGATCGCGATCAACCGCGATTTCGGCGCCGTGGTCGCGGCCTGCGCCGACCGGCCCGAGACATGGATCAATGCCGATATCCACAACACCTACATGGCGCTGCATGCGATGGGCCGGGCCCATTCGGTCGAGGTCTGGATGGAGGGCCTGCTTGCGGGCGGCGTCTTTGGCGTGACGCTGGGGGCCGCGTTTTTCGGGGAATCGATGTTCTCGCGCCGGACGGATGGATCGAAGCTGGCGCTCGCACATCTGATCGAGCGGCTGCGGGGGGGCGGGTTCCAGCTTTTCGACACGCAATTCACCACCTCGCATCTGGAGAGCCTTGGCGCGGTCGAACTGCCGCGCGCGGAATACCGGCGGCAATTGCAGCTGGCGCTGGCGAGCGAGGCGGATTTCTTTGCGATGGACCGGGCGGGCTGAGGGGGGAATTTTAACCTCGGCCTGGTACGGATCTTGCAGCTGCGGGTGGGAGCAGCGTCATTCCGCGCGCGCAGGGCAAGGTAGCATTCCGTGGCACAGATCACCATCACCGCCAATGACACCCCGGTCACGACCTTCACCTCGGGCGGGGCGACGGACCGGCAGATCGATATTTCCGGCACCTTCGAAGACGAGGTGACCGTGGCCGAGCAGCCGGGGTCGCAGAACAGCGAACTGACGCAGGGCGAGACGGTCGATGTCGCGTTCGATTTCGGGGGAACGACGTTCACGGTCGCCTATCAATACATCGGCTTCCTGTCGTTCAACGGCGTGGATTACCCGGTGTTCTTCCTCGAGAGCGCGGGCTGGCTGGTGGTGGGCATCGCGCTCGACCCGGCGGAATATCCGACGGTGGACACTGTCCTGCCGCGTCTGAACACGACCGACCCCTTTACCGATTTCGCGACGGTCTGTTTCGCGGCGGGCACGGCGATCATGACGCCCGATGGGCCGCGCCCGGTCGAGGCGCTGCGCATCGGCGATCTGGTGTCGCGCGCGGATGGCGGTGTGACGCCCGTGGTCTGGATCGGGCGGCAGAGGCTCAGGCCCTGGTTGGGCGGGCCAGGCAAGGCGCGGCTGGTGCGGATCGCGGCAGGCGCGCTTGGCGCGGGGCTGCCCCTGCGCGATCTGTGGGTGACGCCCGATCACGCGATCCGGATCGAGGGGCTGTTGGTCAATGCGGGCGTGCTGGTGAATGGCGCGACGATCACGCTGGAGCCGGTCAAGGCGGAGATGACGGTCCATCATGTCGAGACCCAGCGCCATGACGTGATCCTTGCCGAAGGCGTGGCGGCCGAGACTTTTGTCGATTATGTCGGGCGGCAAGCCTTTGACAATCATGCGGAATATGTGGCGCTTTACGGCACGGCGCGGCCCATCGCGGAAAGCGCTGCGCCGCGCGTCACCAGTGCCCGGATGCTGCCCATGGACCTGCGGGCGAGGCTCGGGATCGAACGGGCGGCCTGAACCGCAGCCTCAGCCGCGCCCGATCAGCCGCCCGATCAATCGCCCGATCAATCGTCTGTGCAGCGCAGCACCCACAGATCGTAGCGGGGGTGTTCGAGCGCCACGAGCGCGGGCGAGGAGGCGATCATCCAGCCGTCGAAGATCGTTGCGCCCGCATCGGTCAGGACCTCGAGATGGGCGAAAGCGTCCGACGAGGGATCCTCGACCGGGTAGCGGCATTCGACGGCCCGGATCGCGAGCCGCCCGAAGATCACGGTTTCGCCCATGGCAAGGTCGATGTCGGTGGGCCGGCCCAGCACCTTGTCGAGCGCGCGCAGGATCACGCGCGGGGCCTGAGCCGTTTCGGGCTGGAAGACCGAGGTGACGGGCGAGCCGGTTCCGGGAAAGCTGCGCAGCGTCACGTCGGGCTGGCCGTCGGTGATCTGCAGCTGGATTTCGGGACCGGGGGTGACAAGCCCCCCTTCGGCGCCGAGCGAGGGGAGATCGGGATCGATCGGGGTATCGGGGTTCAGGGCGAAACCGTCGAGCGTCGTGCCCCCGCCGAGGCTGTCGAATTGCTGCGCGGGGGTGGCACCCGGCAGGCCCGCCAGAACGAGGGCGCAGACGAGAAAGAGGCCCCCTGCCCTCATTCCGCGTCGCTGCCCGAGACGAAGCGCATCAGGAGCGTCACGAGGCTGACCGAGCCTTGCGTATCCATGATCTGGTCGCCGGGGCCATAGGTGAAGGGCGAGCCGCCGGGCAGGATCTCGACGAAATTGCCGCCAAGCAGGCCTTCGGAGGAGATGGCGATGGCGCTGTCATCGGGCAATTCGATGTCGTCGCGCAGGGTGAAGGTGGTTTCGGCGCGGAAGGTTTCGGGGTTGAGCGTCATGGCCGTGACCGTGCCCACCTGCACGCCCGCAAGCCGCACATCGGTGCCGACCGCGATCCCGTCGGCAGAGCGGAAGGAAGCGGTGAGCGTGTAGCTGCCGCCCGAGGGGCCCGAACCGGTGCTGCTGGCGGCATAGAAGAAAAAGCCCACGGCGACGGCCATGACGGCGGCGCCCACCAGCACCTCGGTGATCGTATTGTCCTGCGCGGCCATCGGTTGCGCCCCCTCGTCAGCCTGCTGTCACCGTTCGCTTATCGCAACTGGGCGCGGGCGATCCAAGGGGTCTTGCACGGCGGAAGGGCACAAAGCGCCGATCACTCGGGCGTCCAGGCCTCGTAATCGCGGCGTTCGACCGGATCGGCGCGGCGAATCGAACCGGCGGGCAGATGGGCCATGGCGGTGCCGGTCGGATTGGCGAGATGGGGCTTTTCCCAGGCCTTGTGCGGCAGGGGCTTTTCGCTGGGCGTTTCGGCCCAGGTGTGATGCAGCCAGCCGTGCCAATCGGGGCTGATGCGGCTTGCCTCGGCCTCGCCGTTGAAGATCACCCAGCGACGTTTGCCGTCGCGGGAGCGGTAGAAGATGTTGCCCTGGTCGTCCTGCCCGACCTTGACGCCGTTGCGCGCGGTCCAGAGCTGGGTGCCGACCGTCTGGCCGTTCCACCAGGTCACGAGGCGGTTGAGAAAGCTGAGCATGGGCGGCACCACCGGGGCATTTGGGTCTGTGAGGGGTCTTCTGCCCCAAGTGGCGCGGGGCGTCCAGTGCCATGGGGTCGCGCTTCGGGGGCTTGGGCCCCCTCATTGCGGCGGGGACGGGCGGCGGGGCCTGTCTGCCCCTCGTTCCGGTGGAATGGGTCAAGACGGTGGGGGCTGTCTGCCCCCCACGCCCCCCGAGGATATTTTCGAAACGAAGAAGGCGGAAACGCGGTTCGGTTTCGGGACCGGGGCTGGAACATATGTGGTGGGGAGCCAGGATTGGGCGGACGGGCGGCCTTTCCTTGTGCGGGGCGATTGAAGGCGGGGCCTCGTTTGCCTAAAGCTGCGCGAGATGCGGAATTTCGGGGGAGAGAGAGATGTCCGACGCACCATCCTACGGTTTCGACACGTTGCAGATCCACGCAGGCGCGCGGCCCGACCCGGCGACGGGCGCGCGGCAGACGCCGATCTACCAGACCACGGCCTATGTGTTCCGCGATGCCGAACATGCCGCGGCACTCTTCAACCTTCAGGAAGTGGGCTACATCTATTCGCGGCTCACCAACCCCACCGTCGCCGTGTTGCAGGAGCGGATCGCGACGCTGGAAGGGGGCGTGGGCGCTGTCTGCTGTTCCTCGGGCCATGCGGCGCAGATCATGGCGCTGTTCCCGCTGATGGCGCCGGGGCGCAACATCGTCGCCTCGACCAGGCTTTACGGCGGCACGGTCACGCAGTTCAGCCAGACCATCAAGCGCTTTGGCTGGTCGGCGAAATTCGTCGATTTCGATGATCTGGACGCCGTGAAGGCCGCCATCGACGAGGATACGCGCGCCGTGTTCTGCGAGGCGATCGCCAATCCGGGCGGCTATATCACCGATCTGCGCGCCATCGCGGATGTGGCGGATGCGGCGGGCCTGCCGCTGATCGTCGACAATACCTCGGCCACGCCCTACCTGTGCCGCCCCATCGAGCATGGCGCGACGCTGGTCGTGCATTCGACGACCAAGTACCTGACCGGCAACGGGACGGTGACGGGCGGGGCCATCGTCGATTCGGGGAAATTCGATTGGTCGGCGAGCGACAAGTTCCCGTCCCTTTCGGCGCCCGAGCCTGCCTATCACGGGTTGAAGTTCCACGAGACCTTCGGGCCCTTGGCCTTCACTTTTCACGGGATCGCCATCGGGCTGCGTGATCTGGGCATGACGATGAACCCGCAGGCCGCCCATTACACGCTGATGGGGATCGAGACGCTGTCCTTGCGGATGCAGCGCCATGTGGAGAATGCGGTGACGGTGGCCAAATGGCTGGAGGCCGATCCGCGGGTCGATTTCGTGACCTATGCCGGGCTGCCATCCTCGCCCTATTTCGAGCGGGCCAAGAGTGTTTGCCCCAAGGGCGCAGGGGCCTTGTTCACCTTTGGGCTGAAGGGCGGATACGAGGCTTGTGTGAAGCTGGTCGATTCGCTGCAGATCTTCAGCCATGTGGCGAACCTGGGCGATACCCGCAGCCTGATCATCCATTCGGCCTCGACCACGCATCGCCAGCTGACGCCCGAGCAGCAGGTGGCGGCGGGGGCGGCACCCAACGTGGTGCGGCTGTCCATCGGGATCGAGGATCCGGCCGATCTGATCGCGGATCTGGACCAGGCGCTGGCCAAGGCCACGGCCTGAACGAAGCCTTGGGGGTGCGCATGCTGCGCGCCCCTTTTTTCCGGCGGCGTTTGGACATAGACTGTTTTCCGCCGATACCGGACGCGTCTTGCGGGCAAGTGTTTTCCCCGCGCGTCTTGTCATGTAGACCGGCGTGACGAAGGGGTGCGGCACCAGGCACGCCCCGATGGCTAGGACCCGAGGTCGGATGTGACAGTCGAATTCGCGCTTTTCCTGTCTCCGGAGGGCATCGCGCTGGCCCATCGCCAGCAGGGCGGCCATTGGGCGCTCGTGGCGGAGGCCAGGCCCGAGGGCGATGATCTGGGCCCGGCCATGGCCGCGTTGCGCAGCGCCGCAGAGTTGCGGGGCGGGAGCGATGCGCAGGTCCTGCTTGTGCTGCCCGATGACCAGATCCTTTATACTTCCTTCATGGCACCGGCGCATGACGCCGATCTTGTGGCCCTGCGGATCACCGAGGGGCTGGACGGTCTGACACCCTATGCGGTCGAGGACCTGGTGCATGATTGGTGCGCGGTCGAAGAGGACCGGGTGAAGGTCGCCGTGGTGGCACGCGAAACGCTGGACGAGGCGCGCGCATTTGCGCTGTCGCACGGGTTCACGAGCGCGGGCTTTGCCGCGATGCCGCCGGCCGAGCGGTTCCCGACCATGCCGGTCTTTGGCGACAGTGCCGAGGCGCTGGGGCTGGACCGGGGCGGCATGGCGTTCGGGTCGGATGATTGGACGCCGCCCGAGCCTGTGGCAGAGCCGGAAGCGGCACCGGAAGAGGAGCCGGAAGCGGATGGTGCGACCGGATCGACTGGTGACGGTGAGACCGACGCAGCTGCAGCGGATCGGAGCGATGCAAAGGTCGTGAGCGCCGAGGGGGCGGGGCCGCAAGAGGCGGCGCCGTCGTCGGAGGACGAAGCGTCCGAGAGCGTCGAGAGCGCCGGGGATGCGGCGGCGGCGGAACCGGCGGGCGGCGCGGATGAGGCGCAACCGGAGGCACAAACCGGGGCGTTGACCAAGCCGTCGGAGCCGCAAGCCGCTGAAGCTGTGGCTGCGGAGCCGGAGGTTGAGCCGGAAGTTGCGCCGGAAGCGGAGCCGGAAGTGGCGGCGAAACCCCGCGACGGGGCAAGCGGGGCGGATGCTGCGGGTGATGAGCCGGAAGCGGAAGTGGATCAGCAGGCCGACATGGCCGCGCCGATCACGCCCGAGGTGAAAGACGATCTGTTGGACGGGGACGAGGACGTGTCCCGCGCGAAGGCGGCGGAGGCGGCGGATCAGGCGGAGCCGAACCCGATCCTCGATCCGACGCTGGAGCGGCCTGTGCTGCCGATCGCGGCCGAGCCGGAATTGCCCCTGTCGGGGTCGGCTGCAGCGCCCCTGGCGGATGCATCGGCGGATGAGGCCGAGGCGGAGACCCCGACCGATCCGGTCAAGCCTGCGCGCGGCAAGGGCGCGTCCCGGTCGCAGCCGCGCCTGAATGCGGAACGGCCCGAGGGGGCGCAAGCCCGCCCCACGGGGGCGCGTCGGCTGTCGATCCCGCCCGAGGCGGGCGCCCTCACCGATCCGGAGGCGGAGATCGCGCCCCGGACGGAGGAAGGCACGCAGACCGAGGCGGAGGCGGCGGGCGGCCCGATGCCGGCCTTTTCCGCCCGCCGGGGCAAGGTGGCCAAGCCGGGGAATGGCGCGGGCGAGACCCTGTCGTCGCGGCCCTCGCGGCTGGGCTTCGGTGCGGCCGGTCCCACGCCGACCCCGCCGGTGCTGCATCCCGATGCGACGGTGGGACCTGCAACACCCGGCCCGGTGCGCCCCGGCCACAGGCTGGCCGCGCAACTGGCCCGCGTGCGCGATGCCAGCAAGCTGGCCATGCCGCTGTCGGGGCGTGAACGTGGCGAGAGTGACCCGCGCGCAACGCCCAAGGTGGAGGCCCTCGCTCCGGAGGCGGGGGAGACCCATGTCGCGGGAGAGGCGCGCGTTGCTGCGCCTGCGCCTGCGCCTGTGTCGAAGGGTGCGGCACTTGCCGCGCGCGGCCTGAAGCTGGGCCTGCCCCGTCGTCGCGCCGAGCGTGAGGAGACGGAGACGACACCGCCCGGACAGGTCGATGGCGGCGCGGCCTTTGCCAGCGGGCTTTTGGCGCGCAAACCCGTGGAGAGCGCGGGCCCGTCCTTCAGGACCGGGCTGATCCTGACGCTCGTGTTGCTGGTCCTGCTGGCGCTGATCGCGATCTGGTCGGCCTTGTTCCTGCCCGACAGCCCCATAGCGCGGCTGCTGGGTGGCGGGGATCGCGACACGGTCGCCGTGGAGGAGGCTCTGCCGCCGCCGCCGCTTGCCGTCACGGCGCCCCCTGCGATGGGCGCGCTCGATACGGGAGGCGCGGCGGAAGAACCTGTGGCGGCCGCAGAATCCGTCCCCGAGGCCGAGGTGCCGGTCAGCGTCGCGGAACCTGTGGCTGCAGAAGATGTGGCGGCCCTGTCGGACGAACCGGATGTGGCGCCCGAGGCCGAAGCGGTGGCCCCGGTCGCGGCCCTGCCCGATATCGACGCCGATCTGGACCTGCCGCCGCTGCCGCCCCTGCCCGAGGATCTGCTGCCCACGCTGGAGGAGACCGAGCGCATCTATGCCGAGGACGGGATCTGGCCCAGAACGCCGGACCGCCCGACGCTGGCGGCCCTCAGCACGTCGAACGAGATCTATCTCGCCTCCATCGACCCCGAGGTGCCGGTGACCGATGCCATCGCGCTGGCCGATCCGGTGCTCGACCCGACCGAGGTGCTGCGACGGGTGCCGCCACCGCCCCCCTTTGGCGTCACGCCCGACCGTGATGCAAGGGGACTTGTCACCCCCACGCCCGAGGGCGTTCTGACCCCCGAGGGGGCTTTTGTCATTTCGGGCCGCCCCGCGGTCGACGCGATCCCGCGCCCGCGCGAGGTGGTGACGGATACCGCCCCTGCCCTGCCCCAGATCGATGTGGATGACGCGATCTTGCGCACCGTGCAGCCGACGCCGCGTCCGCTGGACCTGGAGGAGACGCGCGAACGGCAGGTGCTGGGCGGGTTCTCGGCCAGCGAACTGGCCGCGCTGCGCCCGGAGGGACGCCCGGTGTCGGCGCAGGAAAGCGCGGCGCAAGCCTCGCTCTTTCCGCGCGAGGTGGAGGCCGCCGTGACGGAAGCCGTGGCCGCCGCGATCGAGGGCACGGAGCTTGCGGTTGCAAGCTCGCGCCCGCCGCGGCTGCGCCCCGAGAATATCGCGGCGCTGGTCGCGGCCGCCGAGGAGAGCGTGCAAAGCGCCCCGGCCGTCCCGCAAGAGGCCATCGCGCGCGCGCCCGCCATCCCGTCGAATGCCGATGTCACCCGCGCCGCGACCGAGCGCAACGCGATCCGGCTGCGCGACATCAACCTGATCGGTGTGACAGGCACCCCCAACGACCGCCGCGCGCTGGTGCGCCTGCCGTCGGGTCGGTTCGTGCGGGTGGCGGTGGGCGACCGGCTGGATGGCGGCCGGGTGGCGGCGATCGGCGAGAATTCCCTGCAATATGTCCTCAACGGGCGGAACGTGACGCTGGAAATCCCCGGTTAGGGGGTGGGGTTGGTGCGCCGTGACAGGCGCGCCCTACAGAAGGACCAGGACCGCGAGGCCGAGGAAGGCGAAAAAGCCCACCACATCGGTGACCGTGGTCACGAAAGCCCCCGAGGCGAGCGCGGGGTCGATGTTGAGCCGGTCGAGCGCCACGGGGATCAGGATCCCCGCCAGACCCGCGACCAGCAGGTTGATGATCATGGCGGCCGCGATCACCGCGCCAAGCATCGGGTTACCGAACCAGAACAGCCCGATCACCCCCATCACCACGGCGAAAACCGCCCCGTTGATCAGCCCAACAGCACCCTCCCGCAACACGACCCGCACGAGGTTCGACCGCGTCAGGTCGCGCGTCGCGATGGCGCGCACCGCGACCGTAAGCGATTGCGTGCCCGCATTGCCCCCCATCGAGGCGACGATGGGCATCAGCACCGCCAGCGCCACGATCTGGGCGATGGCCGCCTCGAATTGCGAAATGACCAGCGAGGCGAGGATCGCCGTGATCAGGTTCACGAAGAGCCAGGGAAAGCGCTGTTTCGTGGTTTCGATCACGCGGTCCGACAGGCTCGATTCCTCGCCCACGCCAGCGAGTTTCAGAAGATCCTCCTCGGCGGCTTCATCGAGCACGATCATCGCGTCGTCGATGGTGATGACCCCCACAAGCCGCCCGTCCTCGTCCACCACGGGGGCGGAAATCAGGTGGTACTGGTTGAAGGCATAGGCCACGTCATCCTCGTGCTGGGTCGCGGGGATGGTGCGGAAACTGTCCTCGACG contains:
- the aat gene encoding leucyl/phenylalanyl-tRNA--protein transferase; this encodes MAHDMFAPARPALTPELMIRAYAAGIFPMSDGAEDDSIFWVDPQRRGVFPLDRFHVSRSLSRRIRQGGFEIAINRDFGAVVAACADRPETWINADIHNTYMALHAMGRAHSVEVWMEGLLAGGVFGVTLGAAFFGESMFSRRTDGSKLALAHLIERLRGGGFQLFDTQFTTSHLESLGAVELPRAEYRRQLQLALASEADFFAMDRAG
- a CDS encoding Hint domain-containing protein codes for the protein MAQITITANDTPVTTFTSGGATDRQIDISGTFEDEVTVAEQPGSQNSELTQGETVDVAFDFGGTTFTVAYQYIGFLSFNGVDYPVFFLESAGWLVVGIALDPAEYPTVDTVLPRLNTTDPFTDFATVCFAAGTAIMTPDGPRPVEALRIGDLVSRADGGVTPVVWIGRQRLRPWLGGPGKARLVRIAAGALGAGLPLRDLWVTPDHAIRIEGLLVNAGVLVNGATITLEPVKAEMTVHHVETQRHDVILAEGVAAETFVDYVGRQAFDNHAEYVALYGTARPIAESAAPRVTSARMLPMDLRARLGIERAA
- a CDS encoding DUF2155 domain-containing protein, with protein sequence MRAGGLFLVCALVLAGLPGATPAQQFDSLGGGTTLDGFALNPDTPIDPDLPSLGAEGGLVTPGPEIQLQITDGQPDVTLRSFPGTGSPVTSVFQPETAQAPRVILRALDKVLGRPTDIDLAMGETVIFGRLAIRAVECRYPVEDPSSDAFAHLEVLTDAGATIFDGWMIASSPALVALEHPRYDLWVLRCTDD
- the mlaD gene encoding outer membrane lipid asymmetry maintenance protein MlaD, with protein sequence MAAQDNTITEVLVGAAVMAVAVGFFFYAASSTGSGPSGGSYTLTASFRSADGIAVGTDVRLAGVQVGTVTAMTLNPETFRAETTFTLRDDIELPDDSAIAISSEGLLGGNFVEILPGGSPFTYGPGDQIMDTQGSVSLVTLLMRFVSGSDAE
- a CDS encoding NADH:ubiquinone oxidoreductase subunit NDUFA12, which codes for MLSFLNRLVTWWNGQTVGTQLWTARNGVKVGQDDQGNIFYRSRDGKRRWVIFNGEAEASRISPDWHGWLHHTWAETPSEKPLPHKAWEKPHLANPTGTAMAHLPAGSIRRADPVERRDYEAWTPE
- a CDS encoding O-acetylhomoserine aminocarboxypropyltransferase/cysteine synthase family protein: MSDAPSYGFDTLQIHAGARPDPATGARQTPIYQTTAYVFRDAEHAAALFNLQEVGYIYSRLTNPTVAVLQERIATLEGGVGAVCCSSGHAAQIMALFPLMAPGRNIVASTRLYGGTVTQFSQTIKRFGWSAKFVDFDDLDAVKAAIDEDTRAVFCEAIANPGGYITDLRAIADVADAAGLPLIVDNTSATPYLCRPIEHGATLVVHSTTKYLTGNGTVTGGAIVDSGKFDWSASDKFPSLSAPEPAYHGLKFHETFGPLAFTFHGIAIGLRDLGMTMNPQAAHYTLMGIETLSLRMQRHVENAVTVAKWLEADPRVDFVTYAGLPSSPYFERAKSVCPKGAGALFTFGLKGGYEACVKLVDSLQIFSHVANLGDTRSLIIHSASTTHRQLTPEQQVAAGAAPNVVRLSIGIEDPADLIADLDQALAKATA
- the mgtE gene encoding magnesium transporter, yielding MADQDDDTILREREVDEGRDAYALDEGLRGELKALVAAGDVAAIDALMEPLHAADIADLLEQVSDGERAAWLGLWSKGIDGEVLSELDWGLREEVIALLPEQVLADAVRELDSDDVVDLVEDLEDEQIEQILDALEPADRVAVERALAYPEETAGRLMQREVVHAPEHWTVGEMIDHLRAHKRDLPEQFYHVILTDPRMKPTGYVTLGRLLSSARKTELREIVEDSFRTIPATQHEDDVAYAFNQYHLISAPVVDEDGRLVGVITIDDAMIVLDEAAEEDLLKLAGVGEESSLSDRVIETTKQRFPWLFVNLITAILASLVISQFEAAIAQIVALAVLMPIVASMGGNAGTQSLTVAVRAIATRDLTRSNLVRVVLREGAVGLINGAVFAVVMGVIGLFWFGNPMLGAVIAAAMIINLLVAGLAGILIPVALDRLNIDPALASGAFVTTVTDVVGFFAFLGLAVLVLL